The following are encoded together in the Zingiber officinale cultivar Zhangliang chromosome 8A, Zo_v1.1, whole genome shotgun sequence genome:
- the LOC122009126 gene encoding importin subunit alpha-1a-like produces MSLRPSERAEVRRNKYKVAVDAEEGRRRREDNMVEIRKNRREESLLKKRREGMQAVPPVPQPIHTAAIEKKLESLPAMVAGVYSDDNAMQIEATTQFRKLLSIERSPPIEEVIQTGVVPRFVEFLMREDFPQLQFEAAWALTNIASGTSEHTKIVIDHGAVPIFVKLLSSPNDDVREQAVWALGNVAGDSPRCRDLVLGNGALFPLLQQLNELAKLSMLRNATWTLSNFCRGKPQPAFEQVKPALPALERLIHSTDEEVLTDACWALSYLSDGTNDKIQTVLEAGVCLRLVELLLHPSPSVLIPALRTVGNIVTGDDVQTQYVINHQALPCLLNLLTHNHKKSIKKEACWTISNITAGNKDQIQAVIVAGIIGPLVHLLQTAEFDIKKEAAWAISNATSGGTHDQIKYLVSQGCIKPLCDLLICPDPRIVIVCLEGLENILKIGEAEKNSGSTGGVNLYAQMIDEAEGLEKIENLQSHDNTEIYEKAVKILETYWLEEEDEAMPTGDAAAQAGFTFENDQNKVPPGPFNFS; encoded by the exons ATGTCGCTACGGCCGAGCGAGAGAGCGGAGGTCCGCCGGAACAAGTACAAGGTGGCCGTCGATGCCGAGGAGGGACGGCGGCGGAGGGAGGACAACATGGTTGAAATCCGGAAGAACCGGCGGGAGGAGAGCCTCCTGAAGAAACGGCGGGAGGGGATGCAGGCTGTCCCGCCCGTTCCGCAGCCCATCCACACCGCTGCGATCGAGAAAAAG TTGGAGAGCCTCCCTGCAATGGTAGCCGGCGTTTATTCTGATGACAACGCTATGCAGATAGAAGCAACCACGCAGTTCAGGAAATTACTCTCTATAg AACGAAGCCCCCCAATTGAGGAGGTGATACAAACTGGGGTAGTTCCTCGGTTTGTTGAGTTCCTTATGAGGGAAGATTTCCCTCAACTTCAG TTTGAAGCTGCTTGGGCCCTCACCAATATTGCTTCAGGGACATCAGAACACACTAAGATTGTGATAGACCATGGAGCTGTTCCCATTTTTGTCAAACTTCTCAGTTCCCCCAATGATGATGTCCGTGAACAG GCTGTGTGGGCCTTGGGTAATGTGGCTGGTGATTCACCAAGATGTCGAGATCTTGTCCTTGGTAATGGAGCATTATTCCCGCTCCTGCAACAGCTGAATGAGCTTGCTAAACTCTCCATGTTAAGAAATGCCACTTGGACCCTGTCAAACTTCTGTAGAGGGAAGCCACAGCCAGCTTTTGAACAG GTTAAGCCTGCTCTTCCAGCACTTGAGAGGTTAATTCATTCAACTGACGAAGAAGTACTGACAGATGCATGTTGGGCACTTTCTTATCTGTCAGATGGTACCAATGACAAAATACAAACTGTCCTTGAGGCTGGTGTCTGCCTTCGGCTTGTAGAACTTCTTCT CCATCCCTCACCTTCTGTGCTTATTCCAGCCCTTCGTACAGTTGGCAACATTGTCACAGGAGACGATGTGCAAACTCAG TATGTTATCAATCACCAAGCACTTCCTTGCCTTCTGAACCTCCTGACTCACAATCATAAGAAAAGCATCAAGAAGGAAGCCTGTTGGACCATCTCAAACATTACAGCTGGAAACAAGGATCAGATACAG GCTGTTATAGTGGCTGGGATTATTGGTCCACTGGTGCATCTATTGCAAACTGCTGAATTTGACATCAAGAAGGAGGCTGCATGGGCAATCTCCAATGCTACTTCTGGTGGTACTCATGATCAGATAAA ATATTTGGTTAGTCAGGGCTGTATCAAACCCTTGTGTGATCTCCTCATCTGTCCAGACCCAAGGATAGTTATTGTTTGCTTGGAGGGACTCGAAAATATCCTGAAAATTGGTGAAGCTGAGAAGAATTCTGGTTCTACTGGAGGTGTGAACTTGTATGCTCAGATGATTGATGAAGCAGAGGGTTTGGAGAAGATTGAAAATCTTCAAAGCCATGATAATACTGAAATTTATGAGAAAGCAGTGAAGATTCTTGAAACATATTGGttagaggaggaagatgaagcaATGCCCACTGGTGATGCTGCTGCTCAAGCAGGATTTACTTTTGAAAATGACCAGAACAAAGTTCCTCCTGGTCCATTCAACTTCAGTTAA